CACCGAGGGGACGGAGTCAGCGGGCGCGGCGGGCGGCCATGGCGGCGGCCATCCGGATCGCCGCGCGTATCGACGACGGGTCGGCCACACCCTGCCCCGCCACGTCGAACGCCGTCCCGTGGTCCGGGCTCGTGCGGACGATGGGGAGCCCGAGCGTGACGTTCACGCCGGCCCCCTGCGCGAGCGCCTTGAACGGGGCTAGTCCCTGGTCGTGGTACATCGCGACGACGGCGTCGGCGTGTCGCCATGCGCCGCGCCCGAAAAACGCGTCGGCCGGGTGCGGGCCGGTCACGTCGAGCCCGTCGGCCCGGAGCGCGTCGAGGGCCGGGCGGATCGTGTCGATCTCCTCGGTCCCGATCACGCCGCCGTCGCCCGCGTGCGGGTTGAGGCCGAGGACGGCCAGGCGCGGCGCGTCGATGCCGAGGTCGCGGCGGAGCGCCGCGGCGAGGGTCCGGCACGTGTCGCCGATCCGCTCCTCGGAGATCAGATCCGGCACGGCCGCGACGGGCACGTGGATCGTGACGAGCGCCACGCGGAGCGGCCCGGCGTCGAGGTCGGCCGCGAGGACCATCACGACGGTCGGGGCGCCGCACCGCTGCTGCAAGAACTCGGTGTGGCCGGGGACGGTGTAGCCGGCCTTCTGGATGGCCTCCTTCGAGATCGGCGCCGTGACGATGCCGTCCACGTCGCCCGCCAGCGCGAGGTCGACGGCGCAGGCGACGGCCTCCATCGCCCGCCGCCCGCCGGTGGCGGTCGTCTGTCCCCAGTCGATGTGTGTCTCCGTCCCCGGGTCCGGGTCGAGGACCGCGAGCCCCTCCCCTGCCCGCTCCGCCGCGCCGGCCACCTCGACGACCGGCCCGAGGCCGAGGCGCTCGGCGTGCTGGCGGAGCGCCTCGGCGCTGCCGACGGCGAGGAGGTCGGCCTCGGCCGCGTCGGCGGCCTTCAGCACGACCTCGGGCCCGATCCCGTTCGGGTCGCCGATGGAGACGGCGAGGCGCGGGCGGCTCATTCGGCCTCGGACAGGGTGTCGGCCGGGGCGTCTTGGCCGAGGGACGGCGGGACCTCGGCGGGCGTCGTGACCTCGGGGTTGGAGGTCCCGGCGGCGTCCTCGTCGGTCGCGCACGCGGCGAGCGGGAGCGTCAGCAGGAGCAGCAGGAGGAGTCGCATGGGGCGCCAATCGGGTGGGCGGGTTGTACCTCCACCCCGCCTCCGTGGTCCGCCCCCCTCCGCCTGACTGCGCGACCTCCGGTTCAGCGCCGAGGCGGGCAGGGTCGGCTTATCCGTCGGCGTCCTCCCCCAGCAGGTCGAGCAGCAGACGGACGCCGAACCCGCTCGCCCCCTTCGGCCGGTAGCCGTACGCGCTATCCAAAAATGCCGGACGCGCGAGGTCGACGTGTGCCCACGGGTAGGCCGGCTCCCCGTCGTCGTCGCGCGTGAAGTGCTCCAGGAAGGCGCCGGCCGTGATCGTCCCGGCCATCCGGCCCCCGATGTTGGAGAGGTCGGCGACGTCGCTCTCGAGCTGGTCGGCGTAATGAGGGTAGAGCGGGAGCGGCCAGCAGAGGTCGCCCGTCCGCTCGCCCGCCCGGCGGACGCGCCCGGCGAACGCCTCCTCGTCGGGCCGCGCGATGACGGCCGCGACGCGCTCGCCGAGGGCGATGCCCTGCGCGCCCGTGAGCGTCGCGGCGTCGAGGACCCAGCGGGGGCCGAGGCTTCGGGCATGGCTGAGCGCGTCGGCGAGGAGCAGGCGCCCCTCGGCGTCCGTGTTCATCACCTCGACCGTCGTTCCCGAGTGCATCGTGAGCACGTCGCCCGGGGCGAAGGCCCGGCCGCCGGGCCGGTTGTCCGACATCGGCAGGAGGCCGACCACCCGCACCGGCAGCCCGAGGCGGGCGGCGCCGACGAGGGCCCCGGCCACGGCCGCCCCTCCCGCCATGTCGGCCTTCATCTTGTCCATCGAGTCCTTCGTCGGCTTGAGCGACAGCCCGCCCGTGTCGTACGTGACGGTCTTCCCGACGAGGACCACGGGTGCGTCCGCCTCGGTGCCCTCCGGCGCCCACTCGAGCGTCACGAACCGCGGCGGGTCGAGGCTGCCCCGGTTCACGCCGAGCAGCCCGCCCATCCCCTCCGCCTCGATCCGGCCCTCGTCCCAGACCTCAACGCGGAGCCCGGCGGCCTCGGCCGCCTCGGCGATCCGGTCGGCGAGAGCAGCCGGCATCTTCGCGTCCGGCGGCGTGTTGACGAGGTCCCGGGTCCAGTTCGTCACGTCGGCCCGGACGTCGGCGGCCTCGATGGCACCGCGAAGCGAATCGGTCGCGTCGGGATCGGAAACGAAGAGCCGGATCTCCGCCGCGTCGGCGCCGGATTTGTAGTCGAGGTAGCGGTAGGCGCCGAGGCGGAAGCCCTCGACCAACGCGGCGGCGACCTCGGGCGGGGCCTCCTCGGGGAGACGGAGCGTGGCCTCCTCCGCCTCCAGCGACGCGACCAGGCCGGCAGCGGACGCCGCGGCCCACCGCCAGCGCTCCAGGCCCGGCTCGTCCCCGAGGCGGACGAAGACGATCGGCGACCGCCCGGCGGCCGGGCTGATCACCGGCGCCTTCGTCTTCTCCGCGATGGCGAGTGCCGACGCGGCCTCCGGGACGTCCGGCAGCGGCCCCTCGTCAGCGAGGACCACCACCTCGACGCCGCGCACGTCCGAGTCGAGAAACGACGTGGATGTCATCTAGCGCGAGCCGCCGAATTGGGCGAGGAGGGCGAGGTCGGAGTCCGAGAGCTCGCGGTCGCCGTCCTCCTCGTTCGCCAGCACGTGCGGGTCGACGGCCACGTGCCGCGGCGCGGCGTCGATGACCTGCTTCATCGTCCGCGCGAGTTGACCGTCCTTGACGAAGGCGCCCGACGCGTTCGGGTGGCCTCCGCCGCCAAACTTGGTCGCCCAGCCGTTGATCGGGCAGTCGCCCTTGGAGCGGAACGAGAGCTTGACGCCCGACGGGAGTTCGAGGAAGATGACCGCCGCGAGGACGCCGTCGAGCGCGAGGCCGTAGTTGATCAGGCCCTCCGTCTCGTCGAAGAAGGCGCCGGAGCTCCGGATCATGTCCTGCGTCACGAAGAGCGTCGCCAGTCGGCCGTCGTAGTGCGTCGTGATCGTGCCGAGCGCGGACGACAGCAGCGCGAGCCCCTCGCGGCTCCGGCCGTCGAAGATCGAGACGTGAATCGGCTCCGGCCGGAGGTCGCCGCGGTCCAGGATGTCGGCGACGACGGCGTGCGTGCGCGGCGTCGTGGCGCTGTAGCGGAACGAGCCCGTGTCGGTCATGATGCCGACGTAGAGCGCCGTCGCCACGGCCCGGCCGATGAGCTCGGGGTCGATGCCCGCGATGAGGTCGTAGGCGATCTCCGCCGCCGCCGCCGCGTCGGTCCGCACGCAGGCCGCGTCGAACCACGTCTCGGGGTCGGGGTGGTGGTCGAGCAGGAGGACGGGCTTCCCGGACTTCCGGAACACCCCCCCCACGTCGCCGAGACGGTGCTGGGCGTTGGCGTCGACCACAAGGAGCGCGTCGGCGCGGGCGACGGCCTCGGCCTGGGTGAGGTCGCCGGACTCGTAGACGTGGAGGAACCCGTCGGGCTGCTCCTCGGCCAGCCAGTCCTGGTTGCGCGGGACGCGGTCGGCGTTGAGGATCATCACCGACTTGCCGAGCGCCCTGAGGGCACGCCCGATCGCGATCTCAGTGCCGAGGGCGTCGCCGTCGGGCCGGAGGTGCGTCGTGATCACGACGCGGTCGGCGGCGACGAGGGCGTCGCGGACGGCGGCGAGGTCGGGCGAGTCGCGGACGGGGATCATGGGAGGCGGGCAGGCAGCGGGGCAAGCTACGGGTGACTCGGCGCGGGCTCCGGCCTCTCCGCCTCGGTAGGCTCCTCGGCACAATCGGAGGCGTCGTCGGCCGGGCCCGGCGTGTCGTCGAGGCGGGGGTCGTGGGACCCACCGCCGCGGCCGTGCTCGGTCGGCGCCGTCGCGAGGAGCGGCTGGCGGACACGCTCGCCGCGGTCGGTCGTCAGGATGATCCGCGGGCCGCGGTCGTACGTCACGTAGTTGTAGAGCCAGTTGACGAAGACCGAGATCCGGTTCCGGAAGCCGACGAGCTTGACGAGGTGGACGAGCAGCCAGCCCATCCACGCGAGGAAGCCGGTCAGTTTGAGCCCGCCCGGCGTCTGGAGCACGGCCGCATTCCGCCCGATCGTCGCCATCATCCCGAGGTCGTGGTACACGAAGGGCTCGTCGGCGGTCTGCCCGGAGGTCATCCGTTCGATCAGCCGGGCGGCGTGGCGGCCCTGCTGGATCGCGACCTGGGCCACCTGAGGGTAGAGCTCGCCGTCGGGGTCGCTCGCACCGGACGCGTCGCCGACGACGAACACGCGGTCCTGACCCGGCACCCGAAGCGTGGCGTCGACCACGACGCGCCCGCCCTTCGTCTGCTCCAACCCAAGCGCGTCCGCCAGCGGGTTGGCCTGGACGCCGGCGGCCCAGACGACCGTCGCGGCATCGATCCGGCTCCCGTCGGTCAGTTCCACGCCGTCGGCGTCGACGCGGGCCACGTTCTCGCCGAATCGCAACTCGGCGCCCTTCTTCTCGAGCGCCTCGCGCGTGTACTGGCGGAGGTCGGCGTCGTACCCGGCGAGCGGCTGGCGGAGGCCGTCGACCAGCACGACGCGCGCCCGCTCCACGTCGACCGTCGGGAAGTCCTCGGCGAGCACGTGGAAGAGCTCGCGGAGCGCGCCGGCCATCTCGACGCCCGTCGGCCCGCCCCCGACCACGACCGTCGTCAACGCGCCCTCGTCGATCCGCCCCGGGTCGCGGGCGACGGCCTCGAACTGGCTAAGCACGTGACCCCGGAGGGCGATCGCGTCCGGCACGTTCTTAATCGGGAAGGCGTGCTCGAACGCGCCCTCGACGCCGTAGAACGCCGTCGACGCGCCGGGCGCGAGGACGAGCACGTCGTAGGGGACGGCCTCGCCGGTGTCGAGGTGGAGCGTCCGGGCCTCGAGGTCCGCGCCCGTCACGAGCCCGAGGCGGACGTCGGCGTTCCGCTGGTCGCGGACGATGTGCCGGATCGGCTGCGTGATGTCCGACGTGTCGAGGCCGGCCGTCGCGACCTGGTACAGCAGCGGCTGGAACTTGTGGTAGTTGTTCCGATCCACGAGGAGCACGTCGACGGCCGCCGTCTTGAGGGCGAGGACGCATTCGAGCCCGCCGTGCCCGGCGCCGACGACGACGACGCGGGGGCGGGTGCCCGGGGGGAGGTCGAGGGCCATGGTCGCATCGGGGGTGTCCGGTGCGTACGGTCGGGAGGCGCCGGGGTTGGCCCCCCGGAGTGAAGGCTCGGGGGACATCCCGGTAGCGCTTCGGGCATCGCCGGAACCGCCGAATTGCACTGGCGGAATTCTCTTGGATCCCTCACCTTGCGGTCCTCACACGATTGGTCGCATGTCCCCCCGTTTCTGGATCCCCGCCGCCGTGTCGGCGGCCACCGTCCCCCTCACCCTCGGCGCCCTCCTGTGGCGCGGGCGCGTCCTCGCCCGCCGCTTCCGGACGGCCGACCCGTTCACGCCAGGCCGCTAGGGCTCAGAAGCCCTGCGCGTCGGTGAGCAGCACCCGCCACCGCCCCGCGTCGTCGCGGCGGACGGTCACGACGCTGAGCACCGACATCCCGCCGACTGGGGCCGCCCCACGCAGCACGACGTGCGTGAGTTCGCCATCGTCGACGCGCCCGACGACGGTCCGCTCGGAGTCCGGCGGCCCCCACACGCCGAGCGCGTCGAGGCCCGCGAAGTGGAGCGACGCGAGGTCCGGCGGTGCGAGCCCCTCGAGATCGTCCGGGACACGCCCGAGCACGTCAGCCGCGGTGAACGACGCCTCTTGGATCCCGTCCCGCACCCACACCGTGGGGCCGTCGAGGCGGAGGATCCCGAGGGCGTCCGGCCGGAGGGCGTCGAGCGCGTCAGGGTGCAGCGCCTCGACCGCGGCGCCCCACTGGCGGGCCGCGACGGCGCGGACGAACGCGAGGGCGGCCGCCTGTGCGGTGCCGTCGGCGGAGAGCGGCGTGACGGTCGGTGACGGCACCGCCGGCTCCATCGGCAAGCGCTCCGCGGGGGGCAGGGTCGACGTCCGGCCGCCCCCGGTCCCTGTCTGGATCGGCGGGGACGCGAGGCCGGTGGACTCGCCCCGGAGGTCGGCGGCGAGGCGGGCGGCCTCGGCCGCGGCGAGGCCCGGCAGAAGAATGAGGCCGTTCGCCACGGCGCCTTCCACCCTGGGGACCCCGACCACTCGCCCCTCATGCACCACGGCGAGCGCCTGTCCTCTCGCGTCCTCGGTGGTGCGTGCGAGCTCAAGCGCCGCGACCGGATCGAGCCACACGGACACGACGGCGGTCCCGTCTTCGTCCTCCTCGAGCCCCACCGTCTGGATCGCGTCGAGGGGCACCTCCAGCACGGGCGCCCCGAGATGGACCACCCCGCCGGCGGCGGTCGCCAGCGGAGCACGGTGGACGCCCGTCGTGTCCCCCGACGCGGTCGAAGACACAACGGCGTGGAGGCGGAGACCCGCCTGAGCGTGGAGTGGGAACGCCCACAGAGCGAGGCCGAGAGCGAGGAGCGGACGGGTCATGGGCGAGCAAAGGCCATGCTCCCAACGGCCGCGCCGCTCGCTTCGCACGTCACTCCTCGGGATCCGCCCGCGGCGGTGCGGCGCGCTCGCCCGTGTCCTTCGGCCCCTCGATGGGGTGGTGGCCGTGGTGGTCGCCGTGCTGCTTGACGTAGCGCCGGTTGTACTCGCGCTCGTACTCCTCGTCAACGTCCTTCCCCTCCTGCACGCGGTCGAACGCCGGGTGGTCGGGGTCGAGGCGGACGTCGGCCTCGTCGGGCTCGTTGAAGAGCCGCATGGCCTGAGGCTGCTCGCCGTCAGAGACCTCGGGGTCGCGGTCCTCCTCCGGGTCGAGGGGCGTGTCGGGCTCGGTGCTCATGGGGGTCCGGGAGTGGCGGGCGTCTGCTACGCCCGGCCCCCGCCAACGTTCGCCCGAGGCGGGAGGCCCGGGATCGTCCGCCTCGGCGCGCTATCCGAAGATGCGGACGGCGTCGTTGAAGATCACGAACACCATGAGCGCCAGGATCAGCGCGACACCCAACTGCTGGACCACCATCCGCACCTTCAGCGACGGCTCGCGGCGGACGATGCCCTCGTAGGCGAGGAACACCAGGTGGCCGCCGTCAAGGGCCGGGATCGGGAGGATGTTGAACACGGCGAGTGCGATCGAGAGGTACGCCACGAACCGCCAGAAGGCGCGGAGCCCCAGGTCGGCGGCCTCCTTGGACTGCTTGGCGATCATGATCGGCCCGCCGACGTTGTCGCGGACGCTCTCGCGACCCGTGACCAGCTTGCCGATGAACGCGAACGTGGCCGTCACGTTGCCGACGGTCTGGTCGACGCCCGCCGCCACCGACTCGCCGAGGCCGAGCCGCTCGATCCGCTGGCCCACCGCCGTCTGGTCGACGCCGACCCCGAGCAGGTAGCCGTCGCCGGCCGCCCGGGGCGCGACCTCGGCGCGGTAGATGGCCGCCGCGCCGCGCTGCTCGACGAGCGTGGCGCCCTCGCCGGCCGGGCCGAGCGAGTCGGGGCGGGCCCACGTGATCTCGACGGTCCGGCCCTCGCTCGCCGCGACCTGCTCCGTGAGCCGGTTCCACGACGGCGTCGGCTCGCCGCCGATCGAGAGGACCCGGTCGCCCTTGCGGATGCCCGCGCCGTCGGCCGGGGAGCCCGGGGCGACGGACGCGAGGACGGGGGGGAACCGGGGCCCCGCGCCGAACAGGGCCTCGAACGAGGGCTCCGCGCCCGCCCGCTCCATCTCCGTCGCCCGGCGGGACAGCCGCGAGGCGAGGCCGTCCGGCCCCGTGAGTTCCACCTCGCCCCCCTCACGGCGGACCGTGAGCGAGAACGGGTCGCCCGAGAGGGTCTCCGGCGTGAAGACGGCCTCGAACCGCTCGATCGGCTCGCCGTTGACGCCGACGATCCGGTCGCCCGTCCGCAGGCCCATCTCGGAGGCGATCGTCCCGTCCGTCACCTCGACCGGCACGTTCTCGGCTGGGGTGTACGACTGGCCGTACACGAACGCGAGCGCCCCGAACAGGACCACCGCGAACACGAGGTTGAAGATGACGCCAGCCGAGATCACGATGCTCCGCTGCCAGACCGGCTTCGACCGGAACTCGTCGGGCTGGGGCTCGCTCTCGAGGCCCTCGGCGTCGAGGCTCTCGTCGACCATCCCCGCGATCTTGACGTAGCCGCCGAGCGGGACGGCGCCGACCCGGTACTCCGTGTCGCCCACCTTCTTGTAGAACAGGTTCGGCGGGAAGCCGAGCGAGAACGCGTCGACGCGCATCCCGAAAAGGCGGGCGGCCAGGAAGTGGCCGAGTTCGTGGACGAACACGAGCACCCCCAGGGCCAGCGCGACCCAGAGGAAGTACGAGAACGAGTTGAGCAGGGCCTCCATGAGATCGGGGTGACGGAGGGTCCGTCAGGCGGTGGTGAGCGCGCGGGCGTCGGCGGCGGCGCGGCGGGCGGCAGCGTCAACGGCGAGGAGGCCGTCGAGCGTGCCCGCGGGCCGGGCCGTCGCGAGGCCGACCTCGACGAGGCGGGGGACGTCGGTAAAACGTACGTCGCCGGTCAAGAATCGCGCCACGGCGACCTCGTTGGCGGCGTTGAGCGCGGCCGGGGCAGAGCCCCCCGCACGGAGCGCGTCGTAGGCGAGGCCGAGGCAGGGGAATCGGTCGGCGTCGACGGGTTCAAACGTCAGCGGGCCCGTCCGGGTCCAGTCGAGGCGAGGGTGCGGCGCGGCCCAGCGGTCGGGGAAGGCGAGGGCCACCTGGATCGGGACCCTCATGTCGGGCGGCCCGACCTGCGCCTTGGACGACCCGTCCACGAACTCGACGACCGAGTGGACGACCGATTGGGGGTGGACCACGACCTCGATCTGGTCGGCGTGGACCCCGAACAGCCAGCGGGCCTCGATCACCTCGAGGCCCTTGTTCATCATCGTCGCCGAGTCGACCGAGATCTTGGCGCCCATCGACCAGTTCGGGTGGGCGACGGCCTCCTCCGGCGAGATCGCGTCGAACGTCTCCGCCGGACGCAGGCGGAACGGGCCGCCGGAGGCCGTGAGGATCAGCCGCTCGACCGAGCCGGCCGGCTCGCCGACGAGGCACTGGAAGAGCGCGGAGTGCTCCGAATCGACCGGGACGACCACGGCGCCGGACCGCGCCGCGGCGGCCTCGACGAGCGCGCCGGCCACGACGAGCGACTCCTTGTTGGCGAGCGCGACCGTCTTGCCGGCCTCGACGGCCGCGAGCGTCGGCCGGAGCCCCGCGGCCCCAACGATGGCGGCGACCACGACGTCAACCTCGGCCTCCTCGGCGAGCTCGCGGACGGCGTCGGTGCCGGCGGCGACCTCGACGCCGGTGCCGGCGAGGGCGTCGCGGAGGGCGCCGAGGTGGGCCTCATCGGCGATCACGACGTGATCGGGGCGGACACGGCGGGCCTGCTCGGCGAGCTCCTGCCAGCGCGTCCCAGCCGCGAGTGCGGTGATCCGAAGCCGGTCTGGAAAGAGCGCGGCGACCTCGAGCGTCTGGACGCCGATCGAGCCCGTCGAGCCGAGCACGGCCACGGAGCGGGGGGCGTCCCCGCGTGGCGCGGGCGGTCGGAGGTCGGGGAGCATAGGCGACGCCGCACGAACGGCGCGTCCGGGTCGTTGACGGCGAGCCCCCCAAGATAGCGGCTGCCGTCGCCTACCTTGGCCCTGCCTGCCCCCGCCTGCCCGTGCCACGCCTCCTCCCCGTCCTGCTGGTCTGCCTCGTGGGATCCGCCCCGCTCGCGCAGACGCCGTCGGAACAGGGAGTTCCGCGCATCCAACGCGACACGATCGACGGGCAGGAAGTCCTCCGCATCACCGGACCCGTGCGGATCGGCAGCGGCGGCCAGGTCGTGGTCGAGAGCGAGTCGGGCTCCCAGAGCTACCGGCTCGCCTCGACGCTCCTCGACAACGGCCGGGTCGACGAGGCGACGGCCCTGCTCGAGGACATTGTCGCTGAGGACCCGACGGACCTCGCGGCGTGGATCAAGCTGGAGGAGGCCTACGAGACGGCCCGCCGGTTCGACGACCTCGTGGCGCTCGTCGATCGGCGGATCGCACGCGAGGGGCGGACCGTCGCCCTGCTCGCCAGCCGCGGCGCCGCGCTCTGGCGCGCCGAGCGGCCCGACGAGGCCCGCCGCGCCTGGACCGAGGCCGCCGACCTCGCCCCCGACGACGCGCAGACGTACCGGATCGTCGCCAACGAGATCGGTGCGCTCCGGCTGTTCGACGAGGCCGCCGCCGTGCTCGCCCAGGGCCGCGAGCGCCTCGGCACGGGCATCTCGCCGCTCGAGCTGGCCCACCTTTACGGCCTCTCGCTCGACTATGAGCGGGCCGTTGTCCTCTATCTCGAGGCCCTCGCCGGCGACCCCGCGCTCCTCGGGACGGTCCAGGCCCGGCTCGCGCGGCTCATCGAGGGCCAGGGCGCGCCCGAGACGTTTGCCGCCGCCCTCCAACGAGCGGCCGCGCTCGACCCGCTCGACCGTAGCGTCCGCGAGCTCCAGGGATGGCTGGCGCTGGAACGGGGCGACTTTGACGGGGCGCTCGACGCGGTCCGCGCGCTCGACCGGCTGGAAGGAGAGCGGGGCCAGTCGCTGCTCGCGTTCGCCGAGCGGGCCTGGGCCGCCGGGGCGCCCGAGGCTGCCGCCGCCGCGCTCGACGAGGTCCTCCAGCGCCACGCCGACGGCCCGGCCGCGCCGGCGGCCCGCCTCGGGCGCGCCCGCCTCTGGGACGCCCAGGCCCGCGACGCCCACGAACGCGCCGGCCTCGGCCCGACGCCCGCTGCCGATTCGGCCCGCGCCGGCTATGTCGCCTTCCTCGAGCAGAACCCGACGAGCGACCAGCGCCCCCGAACCACGCTCGCGCTCGCCGACCTGCTCCGCGATGTCTACCGCGACTACGAGGCCTCCGAGGCCCGGCTCCGCGAGGCCGCGAACGGCCGCGACGTGGGGATCGCCTCACGGGCCCGCCTCACGCTGGGCGAGGTCGCCCTCCGCCGCGGTGACCTCGACGCCGCCCGCCAGCGGTTCCAGGACGTCGACGAGTCGATCCGGATCGGGCCGCTCGCCGAGCAGGCCCGCTACGAGCTCGCGCTCATCGACTTCTACGAGGGCTTCATGTACTCGGCCCTCGCCCGCGCCGAAGCGCTCGACGAGAACACGGCCGCCGACGCGGCCAACGACGCCATCGCCCTCCGCGTGACGCTGGGCGACGCGCTCGACCCCGACGTCCTCCCCGGCCCGGATGTGGACCTCACGAACGACCCGCTCCACATCTACGGCCGCGCCGCGCTCCGCCACCGCCGGGGGCTCACCGAGGCGGCCCTGGCCACGCTCGACTCCCTCGACGCCGCCCTCGGCGCCCAGCCGGCCCTGGCCGACGAGTCGCTCTACCTCCGTGCCTCCGTGCTCCTCGATGCGGGCCAGCCGGCCGAGGCCGTTGCCGCGCTCGACGGCCTCATCGAGCGGTTCCCGACGTCGTACTTCGTCGACCGCGCGCTCCGCCTCCAGGCACGGACGTACGAGGGCGAGCTCGACGACCCGGCGTCCGCCGCCGAGCGGTACGACCGTTTGCTGGAGGGATTTCCCGGGTCCCCGCTGGCGCCTGAGGCCCGGCAGGAGCTTCGCCGCCTCCGGACCGTGCTTCAATCTTCCTGACGGCATGTTCGCCTCCCTGTCCCACTGAGCGAGCGTAGCGAGTCGACGGACCTCCGGCGAGAGACGTCGCTCGGTCGAACCCCGCGACGCCGTGCCGTACGGACCTCCTTCGACTCCGCGGCTCCGCGGCTCCACTCAGGATGACATCGCGATGCGCTCTTCCCATCCCCCACGGCTCCTCATGAGACTCCTCCTCGCCCTGCTCACGCTCGCGCTGGCGACGCCCGCCGGCGCGCAGGACCTCCTGATCCCGATGGACGAGTCTCAGAGCGACCACCTCCGGGCCTACGGTGCCGTCTACGTGGCGCTCGACCGAGGGTACGACGTCGACTGGCTCCTCAACGTCCGCGGCGGCTCGTTCGTCGTCCCGTCCGACGCCGACCTCGAGACGGAGCTCCGAGCGCGCGGCGTGTCGTTCGAGCCCACGAACGGTGCCCAGGCCGTCGCCGACGCGGAGTCGCCCGCGGCCAACACGTCGGTCGTCCGGCTGGAGAAGGCGCCGACCATCGCCGTGTACGCCCCGCAGCAAACGCTGCCGTGGGACGACGCCGTCCTCCTCGCGTTGACCTACGCCGAAGTCCCCTACGAGCAGATCTACGACGAGGACGTGCTCGCTGGGCGGCTCTCCGAGTTCGACTGGGTCCACCTCCACCACGAGGACTTCTCGGGCCAGTACGGCAAGTTCTACGCGGCCTACCACGGGCAGGCGTGGTACCAGCAGCAGCAACAAGAGGCCGAGGCCTCAGCCCGGGCCTTCGGCTACAGCAAGGTGAGCGCGCTCAAGCTGGACATCGCCCGGACCATCCGCGAGTACGTCGTCGAGGGCGGATTCCTGTTCGCCATGTGCTCCGGGGCCGACACGTTCGACCTCGCGCTCGCCGCCGGGGCCGCCGGCCTCGACATCGTCCCGGCAGAGATCGACGGCGACGGGCAGACGCCGGGCGCCCGCGACGGGCTCGACTTCGCCGGCACGCTGGCCTTCGAGGACTTCCACCCGGAGCTC
This sequence is a window from Rubrivirga marina. Protein-coding genes within it:
- a CDS encoding 1-deoxy-D-xylulose-5-phosphate reductoisomerase, encoding MLPDLRPPAPRGDAPRSVAVLGSTGSIGVQTLEVAALFPDRLRITALAAGTRWQELAEQARRVRPDHVVIADEAHLGALRDALAGTGVEVAAGTDAVRELAEEAEVDVVVAAIVGAAGLRPTLAAVEAGKTVALANKESLVVAGALVEAAAARSGAVVVPVDSEHSALFQCLVGEPAGSVERLILTASGGPFRLRPAETFDAISPEEAVAHPNWSMGAKISVDSATMMNKGLEVIEARWLFGVHADQIEVVVHPQSVVHSVVEFVDGSSKAQVGPPDMRVPIQVALAFPDRWAAPHPRLDWTRTGPLTFEPVDADRFPCLGLAYDALRAGGSAPAALNAANEVAVARFLTGDVRFTDVPRLVEVGLATARPAGTLDGLLAVDAAARRAAADARALTTA
- a CDS encoding asparagine synthetase B, which translates into the protein MRLLLALLTLALATPAGAQDLLIPMDESQSDHLRAYGAVYVALDRGYDVDWLLNVRGGSFVVPSDADLETELRARGVSFEPTNGAQAVADAESPAANTSVVRLEKAPTIAVYAPQQTLPWDDAVLLALTYAEVPYEQIYDEDVLAGRLSEFDWVHLHHEDFSGQYGKFYAAYHGQAWYQQQQQEAEASARAFGYSKVSALKLDIARTIREYVVEGGFLFAMCSGADTFDLALAAGAAGLDIVPAEIDGDGQTPGARDGLDFAGTLAFEDFHPELNVMEYEHADIDAPPPPSLRNPLTDYFTLFEFSARWDPVPTMLTQNHVASVRGFMGQTTAFREDAIKPGVVILAKSPTTGSVRYLYGPAGQGFFAFYGGHDPEDYQHFVGDPPTDLSLHRNSPGYRLILNNVLFPAAKKQPQKT
- a CDS encoding tetratricopeptide repeat protein → MPRLLPVLLVCLVGSAPLAQTPSEQGVPRIQRDTIDGQEVLRITGPVRIGSGGQVVVESESGSQSYRLASTLLDNGRVDEATALLEDIVAEDPTDLAAWIKLEEAYETARRFDDLVALVDRRIAREGRTVALLASRGAALWRAERPDEARRAWTEAADLAPDDAQTYRIVANEIGALRLFDEAAAVLAQGRERLGTGISPLELAHLYGLSLDYERAVVLYLEALAGDPALLGTVQARLARLIEGQGAPETFAAALQRAAALDPLDRSVRELQGWLALERGDFDGALDAVRALDRLEGERGQSLLAFAERAWAAGAPEAAAAALDEVLQRHADGPAAPAARLGRARLWDAQARDAHERAGLGPTPAADSARAGYVAFLEQNPTSDQRPRTTLALADLLRDVYRDYEASEARLREAANGRDVGIASRARLTLGEVALRRGDLDAARQRFQDVDESIRIGPLAEQARYELALIDFYEGFMYSALARAEALDENTAADAANDAIALRVTLGDALDPDVLPGPDVDLTNDPLHIYGRAALRHRRGLTEAALATLDSLDAALGAQPALADESLYLRASVLLDAGQPAEAVAALDGLIERFPTSYFVDRALRLQARTYEGELDDPASAAERYDRLLEGFPGSPLAPEARQELRRLRTVLQSS